One Algibacter sp. L3A6 genomic region harbors:
- the ccsA gene encoding cytochrome c biogenesis protein, whose amino-acid sequence MQKKLANILFSTRLTSVLFIAFAAAMATGTFLDAGQDMSPTPYSRNLIYNTWWFEGIMVFFVINFLGNIVRFRLYKKEKWATFILHLAFIFILIGAFITRYASFEGMMAIREGDTENSFLSQKTYITTYVDGDFLVDGVAQRRVLETEVDFSGRLENDFNLNTEYNKQPINIKLEKFIVGAEEDIIPDENGESYLKIVEAGTSGPHNHFLKVGQVSSVHNVLFALNKPTDGAINITLENDNLTINSPFDGEYMTMATRAQGLLVKDSIQPLILRSRYVIGNMQIVFPKPVVKGVFDVVKKAEFLKNDEDGLVLKVTANGETKSVGLLGGKGTNSSFKQIKVGGLDFAFKYGSKKIELPFSIKLNDFEAERYPGTERGYSAYSSEVTVLDEREEDFDYKIFMNNILDHDGYRFFQSGFDPDEKGTILSVNHDYWGSLITYIGYFMLYFGMMAILFSKHSRFGDLEKQLKKLKAKKAKILAVVVLCFGLQGFAQEHSANDGHNHSNKPTKTQIDSVLRANITPKTHASEFGNLVIQDLSGRMMPVNTYASEMLRKLSKHDSYEEFDANQVFLSIQESPQLWYNVPIIYLKTKKADSIRYMIGVGLDEQYATLADFFTERGEYILAPYLDEAYKAQVPNGFQKEFKEADQRVNLLFNTVEGRSLKIFPIPNDDNHKWISNFEFKEDPTVIKDSLYNNFVKSGFLAYLYTLNAAKKSGDFSEASKLLKAFKDTQHRYGGSVMLSDQKVKTEVLYNKYDIFKKLFSWYMYAGTIMFVLLVFQIFKSHSKGLSTAIKVFKFIVIGLFVLHTAGLIVRWYLSGHAPWSDAYESMIYVAWATMLFGLLFGRKSDLTMASTAFVTAMILMIAHWNWMDPAIANLQPVLNSYWLMIHVAVIVASYGPFTLGMILGVVSLFLMIFTNKENKERMLLNIKELTVINEMALTVGLVMLTIGNFLGGMWANESWGRYWGWDPKETWALISIMIYAFVIHMRLVPGLRGRWFFNLCSIIAFASILMTYFGVNFYLAGLHSYASGDQIVSVKFILIACGIVAILGAFAYRGHVKYYKK is encoded by the coding sequence ATGCAAAAAAAACTAGCCAACATTCTTTTTTCAACACGTTTAACTTCAGTTTTATTTATTGCTTTTGCGGCGGCCATGGCAACCGGTACATTTTTAGATGCCGGACAAGATATGTCTCCAACGCCATACTCACGTAATTTAATTTATAATACATGGTGGTTTGAAGGTATTATGGTGTTTTTCGTGATTAACTTTTTAGGTAATATAGTTCGTTTTAGATTGTACAAAAAAGAAAAGTGGGCAACGTTCATTCTTCACTTAGCATTTATTTTTATACTTATAGGCGCATTTATTACGCGTTACGCAAGTTTTGAAGGCATGATGGCTATTCGCGAAGGTGACACAGAAAATTCGTTTCTTTCTCAAAAAACATATATAACCACTTACGTAGATGGTGATTTTCTAGTAGATGGTGTAGCGCAACGTCGTGTTTTAGAAACCGAAGTAGATTTTTCTGGACGTTTAGAAAACGATTTCAATTTAAATACAGAATACAACAAACAACCTATAAATATAAAATTAGAGAAGTTTATTGTTGGGGCAGAAGAAGATATTATTCCTGACGAAAACGGAGAGTCTTATTTAAAAATAGTAGAAGCAGGAACTAGTGGGCCGCATAATCATTTCTTAAAAGTAGGTCAAGTATCTAGTGTGCACAATGTGTTATTCGCATTAAATAAGCCAACCGATGGTGCTATAAATATTACTTTAGAAAACGATAACCTAACTATTAATTCGCCTTTTGATGGTGAATACATGACCATGGCAACGCGCGCTCAGGGTTTACTTGTAAAAGATAGTATACAGCCTTTAATTTTACGTTCTCGATATGTTATTGGTAACATGCAAATTGTATTTCCAAAGCCTGTTGTAAAAGGTGTTTTTGATGTGGTTAAAAAAGCAGAATTCCTTAAAAACGATGAAGATGGTCTGGTGTTAAAAGTAACCGCAAATGGGGAAACTAAAAGTGTTGGTTTACTTGGTGGTAAAGGCACAAATAGTAGCTTTAAACAAATTAAGGTAGGCGGATTAGATTTCGCTTTTAAATATGGATCTAAAAAAATAGAATTACCATTTTCTATTAAATTAAACGATTTTGAGGCCGAACGTTATCCTGGAACAGAAAGAGGTTATTCTGCATATTCTAGTGAGGTTACGGTTTTAGATGAGCGTGAAGAAGATTTTGATTACAAAATTTTTATGAATAATATTTTAGATCATGATGGGTATCGCTTTTTTCAATCGGGTTTCGATCCAGATGAAAAGGGAACTATACTTTCTGTAAATCATGATTATTGGGGATCGTTAATTACCTATATTGGTTACTTTATGCTTTATTTTGGTATGATGGCGATTTTGTTTTCTAAGCATTCTCGTTTTGGCGATTTAGAGAAACAACTCAAAAAATTAAAAGCTAAAAAGGCTAAGATTTTAGCTGTAGTTGTTTTATGTTTTGGACTTCAAGGTTTTGCTCAAGAACATTCTGCAAACGATGGACATAACCATAGCAACAAACCTACAAAAACACAAATAGATTCTGTTTTAAGAGCAAATATTACTCCTAAAACACATGCTTCTGAATTTGGTAATTTGGTGATTCAGGATTTAAGCGGGCGTATGATGCCTGTGAACACTTATGCATCGGAAATGCTTAGAAAATTAAGTAAACATGACTCTTATGAAGAGTTTGATGCTAACCAAGTCTTTCTATCTATTCAAGAAAGTCCACAGTTATGGTACAATGTGCCTATTATTTACTTAAAAACTAAAAAGGCCGATTCTATTCGCTATATGATTGGTGTAGGTTTAGATGAGCAATATGCTACACTAGCGGATTTTTTCACCGAAAGGGGAGAATATATTTTAGCACCCTATTTAGATGAAGCCTACAAAGCGCAAGTGCCAAATGGTTTTCAGAAGGAATTTAAAGAAGCCGATCAACGTGTAAATTTATTATTTAATACGGTTGAAGGCCGTTCGTTAAAAATATTCCCAATTCCAAATGATGATAACCACAAATGGATTTCTAATTTCGAATTTAAAGAAGACCCAACCGTTATAAAAGATTCACTTTACAACAATTTTGTGAAAAGCGGATTCCTAGCATATTTATATACTTTAAATGCTGCTAAAAAATCTGGAGATTTCTCTGAAGCTTCAAAACTTCTAAAGGCTTTTAAAGATACACAGCACAGATATGGTGGTTCGGTAATGCTTAGCGATCAAAAAGTAAAAACAGAAGTTCTATATAATAAGTACGATATTTTTAAAAAATTATTTAGCTGGTACATGTATGCAGGTACAATAATGTTTGTCTTGTTAGTTTTTCAAATATTTAAATCACATAGTAAAGGTTTAAGCACGGCAATTAAAGTATTCAAGTTTATCGTTATCGGTTTGTTTGTGCTGCATACAGCAGGTTTAATTGTACGTTGGTATTTGTCTGGTCACGCGCCGTGGAGTGATGCTTACGAGTCTATGATTTATGTAGCTTGGGCTACTATGTTGTTTGGATTACTGTTTGGAAGAAAGAGTGATTTAACCATGGCTTCTACCGCTTTTGTAACCGCAATGATTTTAATGATTGCGCATTGGAACTGGATGGATCCTGCTATTGCTAATTTACAACCGGTTTTAAATAGTTATTGGTTAATGATACACGTGGCAGTAATTGTTGCGAGTTATGGACCATTTACATTAGGTATGATTTTAGGTGTGGTGTCGTTATTCTTAATGATTTTCACCAATAAGGAGAATAAAGAAAGAATGCTCCTTAATATTAAGGAGTTAACAGTAATAAACGAAATGGCTTTAACCGTAGGTTTGGTTATGCTTACCATAGGAAACTTTTTAGGAGGTATGTGGGCCAACGAAAGTTGGGGACGTTACTGGGGCTGGGATCCAAAAGAAACTTGGGCGCTTATTAGTATCATGATTTATGCGTTTGTAATACACATGCGTTTAGTGCCAGGATTACGCGGACGTTGGTTTTTTAACCTTTGCTCAATAATTGCTTTTGCAAGTATATTAATGACGTATTTTGGAGTAAATTTCTACTTAGCAGGTTTACACAGCTATGCTAGTGGCGATCAAATTGTAAGTGTTAAGTTTATACTTATTGCTTGTGGAATTGTAGCTATACTTGGGGCTTTTGCTTATCGAGGGCATGTAAAATATTATAAAAAATAA
- a CDS encoding group III truncated hemoglobin, whose protein sequence is MKKDLETRKDVYLLVSSFYIKVRKDEVLAPFFNDVIKDWDAHLERLTTFWEASLFLKTKYTGNPLETHIKVDADNKNTITEQHFGLWLNLWLETIDELFEGDFAQNAKFKARKMGSFLYLKIFEARMG, encoded by the coding sequence ATGAAAAAAGACCTAGAAACCCGCAAAGATGTTTACTTATTGGTGTCATCCTTTTACATAAAAGTAAGGAAAGACGAGGTGTTAGCGCCTTTTTTTAACGATGTTATAAAAGATTGGGATGCGCACCTAGAGCGTTTAACAACCTTCTGGGAAGCCAGTCTGTTTTTAAAAACAAAATACACAGGCAATCCTTTAGAAACGCATATTAAAGTAGATGCCGATAATAAAAACACAATCACCGAGCAGCATTTCGGACTTTGGTTAAACCTATGGCTAGAAACTATAGATGAGCTTTTTGAAGGTGATTTTGCTCAAAATGCCAAATTTAAGGCGCGTAAAATGGGCTCATTCTTATATCTAAAAATTTTTGAAGCTAGAATGGGGTAG
- a CDS encoding Rossmann-like and DUF2520 domain-containing protein, whose protein sequence is MISVVILGAGNVASHLYRGFREADNVTVSQWYNRSLDSITEHSNEVDFTDDLSNLKVADVYILAVSDDAIAELSEQLPFEDRVVVHTSGGVGVYDLDKKHRRGVLYPLQSFTKGAELDFANVPMCIETIYKDSFPMLKELALSLGGPIQKVNSDQRRVLHLAAVFVNNFTNQLYRIGHEITESEGAEFDLLKPLILETAKKIEHLSPFRAQTGPAKRHDKKTIKKHLRILDNNIEHKKIYELLTASIQKTHGRKKL, encoded by the coding sequence ATGATTTCAGTAGTAATTTTAGGAGCTGGCAATGTAGCTAGCCATTTGTATAGAGGTTTTCGTGAGGCAGATAATGTAACTGTTTCTCAATGGTATAACAGGAGTTTAGATTCGATTACGGAGCATAGCAACGAGGTTGATTTTACGGACGATTTATCGAATTTAAAGGTTGCCGATGTGTATATTTTGGCGGTTAGTGATGATGCTATTGCAGAATTATCGGAACAACTTCCGTTTGAAGATCGTGTGGTTGTGCATACTTCTGGAGGTGTTGGTGTTTACGATTTAGATAAAAAACACAGACGTGGTGTACTCTACCCGCTGCAAAGTTTTACAAAAGGCGCAGAGCTAGATTTTGCAAATGTGCCGATGTGTATTGAAACTATTTATAAGGATAGTTTTCCGATGTTAAAGGAATTAGCCTTAAGTTTAGGTGGCCCTATACAGAAGGTAAATAGCGACCAAAGGCGCGTGTTGCATTTGGCTGCGGTTTTTGTTAATAATTTCACGAATCAGTTATATAGAATTGGTCATGAAATTACGGAGAGTGAAGGTGCCGAGTTTGATCTTTTAAAGCCATTGATTTTAGAAACTGCTAAAAAGATTGAGCATTTATCGCCTTTTAGAGCGCAAACTGGCCCAGCAAAACGCCACGACAAAAAAACGATTAAAAAACATTTAAGAATATTGGATAACAATATTGAGCATAAAAAGATTTACGAACTGCTTACAGCATCAATACAGAAAACACATGGAAGAAAAAAGCTATAA
- a CDS encoding KdsC family phosphatase: MEEKSYKEYLEHITTFVFDVDGVLTDGTVSVLTNGEMLRTMNVKDGYAIRSAVDKGYNLCIISGGKNDGVRIRLEGLGIKDIYLGAKNKIEQLDDYLTANDIKSENVLYMGDDIPDYPVMKGIGLPCCPQDAVPEIKSISKYISHKKGGKGAVRDVIEQVLKVQGKWSGFYSAQFD; this comes from the coding sequence ATGGAAGAAAAAAGCTATAAAGAGTATTTGGAACATATTACCACCTTTGTTTTTGATGTGGATGGTGTACTTACCGATGGTACGGTTTCGGTTTTAACCAACGGTGAAATGTTAAGAACCATGAACGTAAAAGATGGCTATGCTATTAGATCTGCCGTGGATAAGGGTTATAACTTATGCATTATTTCTGGCGGAAAAAATGATGGCGTTCGTATACGTTTGGAAGGTTTAGGTATTAAGGATATTTATCTGGGTGCGAAAAATAAAATTGAGCAACTAGACGATTACCTAACAGCTAATGATATTAAATCGGAAAACGTGCTTTATATGGGTGACGACATTCCTGATTACCCTGTAATGAAAGGTATTGGCTTGCCTTGCTGTCCGCAAGATGCTGTTCCGGAAATTAAGAGTATTTCTAAATATATTTCGCATAAAAAAGGCGGAAAAGGTGCCGTGCGTGATGTTATTGAGCAGGTTTTGAAAGTACAAGGAAAATGGAGCGGTTTTTATAGCGCACAGTTTGACTAA
- a CDS encoding geranylgeranylglycerol-phosphate geranylgeranyltransferase, protein MLNVLNLIRWKNLLMIALTQLLVKYALLEPFGVAISLDGIGISLLIFATICIAAAGNIINDIYDVETDFVNKPHKLIVGNSISEKTAYNLFIVLNFIGVGVGFYLSHAVGKSAFFSLFVIISALLYVYATYLKRTLLIGNIVISILVALSVLIVGIFELLPALTLENRDIQLTFFKIIFDYAVFAFLLNLIREITKDVEDIDGDYKAGMNTLPIAIGRDRTGNVLFVLSLIPVLILIYYIVNSLYKNMLSAGYFVFFIVGPLIFVSIKLFSAKSKKDYHLISSLIKLVMFFGVLSLLIYYFNLKN, encoded by the coding sequence ATGCTTAACGTCTTAAATCTTATTCGATGGAAGAATTTATTAATGATTGCCTTAACGCAATTATTAGTTAAGTATGCGCTTTTAGAACCTTTTGGGGTTGCTATTAGTTTGGACGGTATTGGCATTTCTCTTTTAATTTTTGCTACTATTTGTATTGCTGCTGCAGGAAATATTATTAATGATATTTACGATGTTGAAACCGATTTTGTAAATAAGCCGCATAAACTTATTGTTGGTAATTCTATCTCCGAAAAAACGGCTTACAACCTTTTTATAGTCTTAAATTTTATTGGCGTTGGCGTTGGTTTTTACTTATCTCACGCTGTTGGTAAAAGTGCTTTTTTCTCACTTTTTGTTATTATTTCGGCTTTGCTATACGTTTATGCTACTTATTTAAAACGGACACTTTTAATAGGTAACATTGTAATTTCCATTCTTGTTGCTCTAAGTGTTTTAATTGTTGGCATTTTTGAACTACTACCCGCACTTACTTTAGAGAACAGGGACATTCAACTTACATTTTTTAAAATTATTTTTGATTATGCCGTGTTTGCATTTCTACTCAATTTAATACGAGAAATAACTAAAGATGTTGAAGATATTGATGGTGACTACAAAGCAGGCATGAACACCTTACCTATTGCTATTGGTAGAGATAGAACGGGTAATGTTTTGTTTGTGCTATCGTTAATTCCCGTTTTAATTCTTATTTATTACATTGTAAATTCACTATATAAAAACATGCTTTCTGCGGGTTACTTTGTCTTCTTTATTGTGGGCCCGCTAATTTTTGTAAGTATTAAATTGTTTAGTGCTAAATCGAAAAAAGACTATCACTTAATAAGTAGTTTAATAAAATTGGTGATGTTTTTTGGCGTACTTTCCTTGTTAATTTACTATTTTAACTTGAAAAATTAA
- a CDS encoding Maf-like protein, producing the protein MLKEKLKNHNIILASGSPRRQQFFKDLGLDFEIRLKPVKEEYPNRLTHFEISDYLAQLKAIPFKDELQPNDILITSDTIVWHNNKALGKPTDETDAFQILKSLSNATHEVITSVCFTTKTTSKTLYSVTKVSFKEFTDEEILYYIKTAKPFDKAGAYGIQEWIGQVGVTKLEGSYFNVMGLPTHLVYQTLNKLAKQPV; encoded by the coding sequence ATGCTAAAAGAAAAACTTAAAAATCACAACATTATTCTAGCTTCTGGATCGCCACGTAGGCAGCAATTTTTTAAAGATCTTGGTTTAGATTTTGAAATAAGGTTAAAGCCCGTTAAAGAAGAATACCCAAATAGATTAACGCATTTTGAAATAAGCGATTATTTAGCGCAATTAAAGGCAATACCATTTAAAGATGAATTGCAACCAAATGATATTTTAATAACCAGTGACACCATAGTTTGGCATAACAATAAGGCTTTAGGAAAACCAACGGATGAAACTGATGCGTTCCAAATTTTGAAATCTTTAAGTAATGCCACGCACGAGGTAATTACATCGGTTTGTTTTACAACAAAAACAACATCTAAAACACTTTACTCCGTTACTAAAGTAAGTTTTAAAGAATTTACAGACGAAGAGATTCTGTATTACATAAAAACAGCTAAACCTTTTGATAAAGCAGGTGCTTATGGTATTCAGGAATGGATTGGACAAGTTGGTGTTACCAAGCTCGAAGGTTCTTATTTTAACGTTATGGGCTTACCAACGCATTTGGTTTATCAAACCTTAAACAAACTTGCCAAGCAACCCGTTTAA
- a CDS encoding mechanosensitive ion channel domain-containing protein: MQFFETFKNELINTAIVLVVLLIIRSLIHFVITKIGHTSGINDARIRLIRRYITVTLFLIAILIESLIFGVEVRDLAVVFSSVFAVIGIALFAIWSILSNITSGIIMFFNFPYKVGDKIEIHDKDFPIKAIIEDIRAFQIHLRLDNGNLVTYPNNLMLQKAVTLIQKDAIDETVDDGVDAI; encoded by the coding sequence ATGCAGTTTTTTGAAACGTTTAAAAATGAATTAATAAACACAGCTATTGTGCTTGTTGTTTTGTTAATCATTAGATCCTTAATCCATTTTGTTATTACAAAAATTGGACACACAAGTGGTATAAACGATGCTAGAATACGCTTAATTAGACGTTACATCACCGTAACCTTATTTTTAATCGCCATTTTAATAGAATCCCTAATATTTGGAGTTGAAGTACGTGATTTAGCGGTTGTTTTCTCTTCTGTTTTTGCGGTTATCGGTATTGCGTTATTTGCTATTTGGTCTATTTTAAGTAACATTACTTCTGGTATTATTATGTTTTTCAACTTCCCTTATAAAGTGGGTGATAAAATTGAAATTCATGATAAAGATTTCCCTATAAAAGCCATTATTGAAGACATTAGAGCCTTTCAAATTCATTTAAGATTAGACAACGGAAACTTAGTAACTTACCCTAACAACTTAATGCTACAAAAGGCCGTTACCTTAATACAAAAAGATGCTATAGACGAGACCGTTGATGATGGTGTTGATGCTATTTAA
- the corA gene encoding magnesium/cobalt transporter CorA encodes MAKTRKHNYKKKAGQVPGTAIYTGSKSSEKLFIEVFDYNETQCTEKHLTDVSETFQFKGSDSITWVNLNGLNHVKEIEKLSKHFNFHPLVLEDIVNISQRPKIDEYEDYFFVVLKMLYYDKDEKIISEQVSFILGKNHVLSFQESEGDVFDAVRERIRTAKGRVRTMESDYLLYVLIDAVVDYYFNIIEILGDKIEDFETDIFNGNATDDVSQNIQNLKREILKVRRAIFPLRDVISRIEKSDNALISQQTLNYYRDVYDHLIQVSENIDIYREMIWSLMDMYMTTISNKMNEVMKVLTIMASIFIPLTFIAGIYGMNFDYIPELHYQHSYFVLWGVMIIIFIGMIIYFKRKKWL; translated from the coding sequence ATGGCTAAGACTAGAAAACATAACTACAAGAAAAAAGCAGGACAAGTACCGGGAACAGCCATTTATACAGGTTCAAAATCTTCAGAAAAACTCTTTATTGAAGTTTTCGATTATAATGAAACACAATGTACAGAAAAGCATTTAACCGATGTATCGGAAACCTTTCAATTTAAAGGAAGTGATTCTATTACATGGGTAAATCTAAATGGATTAAACCATGTAAAAGAAATTGAAAAACTATCTAAACATTTCAATTTCCACCCTTTAGTTTTAGAAGATATTGTAAACATTTCTCAACGTCCTAAAATTGATGAATATGAAGATTATTTCTTCGTTGTTTTAAAGATGTTGTATTATGATAAGGATGAAAAAATAATATCGGAACAAGTCAGTTTTATTTTAGGGAAAAACCATGTTTTATCCTTCCAGGAATCTGAAGGTGATGTTTTTGATGCCGTTAGAGAACGTATTAGAACAGCGAAAGGACGCGTAAGAACTATGGAATCTGATTATTTGCTCTATGTTTTAATAGATGCTGTAGTCGACTATTATTTTAATATTATTGAGATATTAGGTGATAAAATTGAAGATTTTGAAACTGATATCTTTAACGGAAATGCCACAGACGACGTGAGTCAGAACATCCAAAATTTAAAACGTGAAATACTAAAAGTACGCCGCGCTATTTTTCCGCTTCGCGATGTTATAAGCCGTATTGAAAAAAGTGACAATGCATTAATTTCTCAACAAACACTTAACTATTATCGTGATGTTTACGATCACCTTATTCAAGTCTCAGAAAACATAGATATTTACCGTGAAATGATTTGGAGTTTAATGGATATGTACATGACCACCATTAGTAATAAAATGAATGAAGTGATGAAAGTGCTTACCATTATGGCTTCCATTTTTATCCCTTTAACCTTTATTGCTGGTATTTATGGTATGAATTTCGACTATATTCCGGAGCTGCATTATCAGCATTCTTATTTTGTGCTTTGGGGTGTAATGATTATTATCTTTATCGGAATGATTATTTATTTTAAGCGGAAAAAGTGGTTGTAA
- a CDS encoding PIG-L family deacetylase — translation MQSTKYYFILLVFTVSFLQAQKPKTPTSTEIYESIEKLNFLGSVLYVAAHPDDENTRLISYMSNEVKARTAYLSLTRGDGGQNLIGPEIRELLGVIRTQELLAARRVDGGEQFFSRANDFGYSKHPDETLEIWNKDQVLSDVVLAIRQFKPDVIINRFDHRTPGSTHGHHTSSAILSLEAFDLANNNTAYPDQLKQTDLWQPKRLFYNTSWWAYGSEEKFNAVDKSNMLTFDIGVYYPLKGLSNNEVAAQARSQHLCQGFGRTLDRGSQNEYIEFLKGDPLGENKDIFEGIDTSWNRVKGGKAIGDILYDVENNFNFKEPSQHLPQLIKAYKLLQNIENEHWKTQKTKALKSIISMCAGLYLEASAETPWATQNETVTLDLEVLNRSNQNITLESIKNANSVNISKRIELTENTKFNFKETFKVGSHQTPTTPYWLTKKGTLGMYQVDDTSLIGLPETPRVYQVDFNLLINNTPITFTKNVVYRFSKPEKGELYRPFEIIPEVSAKITEKVIILNSNAQHDISVIVKAGRNDLEGSVEISHPKDWSIFPKSQKISIKNKGEEQTLVFTVIPPKNQSEGTISPIVHIGDKNYTKELIEIDYDHIPFQTVLLPSESKIVRLDIKKKGENIAYIQGAGDVVPESLQQIGYQVRILKPDEINAETLSNFDAVVVGIRAYNTVEELKFKQDLLFDFVAQGGNMIVQYNTNHRLKVDNLAPFDITLSRDRVTDETAEVTFLNPQHPVLNYPNKITQHDFEGWTQERGLYFPSKWAPAFTPILSMHDKGETDKKGSLLVSKHGNGYFIYTGLSFFREFPAGVSGAYRLFANMLSIGKEDLKQEAKLND, via the coding sequence ATGCAAAGCACGAAGTATTATTTTATATTACTAGTTTTTACTGTTTCATTTTTACAAGCACAAAAACCCAAAACACCAACATCTACAGAGATTTACGAATCTATTGAAAAACTTAACTTTTTAGGTTCGGTATTGTATGTTGCCGCTCATCCCGACGATGAAAACACCCGATTAATTTCATACATGTCCAACGAAGTTAAAGCCCGTACAGCCTACCTATCTTTAACACGTGGCGATGGCGGACAAAACCTTATTGGCCCAGAAATAAGAGAACTATTAGGTGTTATTAGAACTCAAGAATTACTAGCTGCAAGACGTGTAGATGGTGGCGAACAATTTTTCTCTAGAGCTAACGATTTTGGTTACTCTAAACATCCCGATGAAACTTTAGAAATATGGAATAAAGATCAAGTTTTAAGCGATGTAGTTTTAGCCATTCGGCAGTTTAAACCCGATGTTATTATTAATAGGTTCGACCATAGAACTCCAGGAAGCACACATGGTCACCACACCAGTTCTGCCATATTAAGTTTAGAAGCTTTTGATTTAGCAAACAACAATACGGCTTATCCCGATCAATTAAAACAAACCGATTTATGGCAACCAAAACGCCTGTTTTACAATACAAGTTGGTGGGCATATGGTAGCGAAGAAAAATTTAATGCTGTTGATAAAAGTAACATGTTAACTTTTGATATTGGTGTGTATTATCCTTTAAAAGGCTTATCAAATAACGAGGTTGCGGCACAAGCTAGAAGTCAACATTTATGCCAAGGTTTTGGTCGTACGTTAGATCGTGGATCGCAGAACGAATACATTGAATTTTTAAAAGGTGATCCTCTAGGTGAAAACAAAGATATTTTTGAAGGTATTGACACCTCATGGAATCGTGTAAAAGGCGGAAAAGCTATTGGAGATATTTTATACGACGTTGAAAATAATTTCAATTTTAAAGAACCTTCTCAGCATCTTCCGCAATTAATTAAAGCCTATAAACTACTTCAAAACATAGAAAACGAACACTGGAAAACTCAAAAAACAAAAGCGTTAAAGTCGATTATATCGATGTGTGCTGGTTTATATTTAGAAGCATCGGCAGAAACACCGTGGGCAACTCAAAACGAAACCGTAACCTTAGATCTTGAAGTTTTAAACCGAAGCAATCAAAATATTACTCTAGAAAGTATTAAAAATGCCAATAGTGTAAATATTTCTAAACGCATTGAATTAACAGAAAACACCAAATTCAACTTCAAAGAAACCTTTAAAGTTGGTAGCCATCAAACACCTACTACACCTTATTGGTTAACTAAAAAAGGAACTTTAGGTATGTATCAAGTAGATGATACGAGTTTAATTGGTTTACCCGAAACACCTAGAGTTTACCAAGTAGATTTTAATCTTCTTATAAATAATACACCTATTACGTTCACTAAAAATGTGGTTTATCGTTTTTCTAAACCAGAAAAAGGGGAACTATATCGTCCGTTTGAAATTATCCCAGAAGTATCTGCTAAAATCACCGAAAAGGTTATTATTTTAAATTCTAATGCACAGCACGATATTTCCGTTATAGTAAAAGCTGGCCGAAATGACTTAGAAGGATCTGTAGAAATTAGTCATCCAAAAGACTGGAGCATATTTCCTAAAAGCCAAAAAATTTCAATTAAAAATAAAGGTGAAGAGCAAACCTTGGTTTTCACTGTAATTCCTCCTAAAAACCAAAGTGAAGGTACTATTAGCCCTATTGTTCACATAGGCGATAAAAATTATACCAAAGAATTAATTGAAATTGATTACGACCATATTCCCTTCCAAACGGTTTTACTACCAAGCGAAAGTAAAATTGTACGTTTAGATATTAAAAAGAAAGGCGAAAACATTGCCTATATACAAGGCGCAGGAGATGTAGTTCCAGAAAGTTTACAACAAATAGGTTATCAAGTACGTATTTTAAAACCAGACGAAATTAATGCAGAAACCCTAAGTAATTTTGATGCTGTTGTGGTAGGCATTAGAGCTTATAACACGGTTGAAGAATTAAAATTCAAGCAAGATTTATTATTCGATTTTGTCGCTCAAGGCGGAAATATGATTGTACAGTACAACACCAATCATCGCTTAAAAGTTGATAATTTAGCACCTTTTGATATTACACTTTCTCGTGATAGAGTTACCGATGAAACAGCCGAAGTTACATTTTTAAACCCTCAACATCCCGTATTAAATTACCCTAACAAAATTACACAACACGATTTTGAAGGTTGGACGCAAGAACGTGGTTTATATTTCCCAAGTAAATGGGCACCTGCCTTTACTCCTATTTTATCTATGCATGATAAAGGTGAAACCGATAAAAAAGGAAGTTTACTTGTTTCAAAACACGGTAATGGCTACTTTATTTATACTGGCTTAAGCTTTTTTAGAGAATTCCCTGCTGGTGTTTCTGGTGCTTATAGATTGTTTGCAAACATGCTTTCTATTGGTAAAGAAGATTTAAAACAAGAAGCAAAACTAAACGATTAA